TACTTCTGGTGGTAGTCTTCGGCGGGGGTGAACTCGCCGAGGGGCTCGACGTCGGTCGTGACGGACTGGCCGGTTCGCTCCGCGAGTTTCTCACGGCGCTGCTGGGCGGCCTCCCGCTGGCTCTCGTCGGTGGTGAGGACGACGCCCCGGTACTGGCGCTTCGGTCCCGACGATCGCCAGTCGTGGTTCGCCCAGAACACGTCGAGCAAATCCTGATACGACAACACCTCGGGATCGTACTCGACCTGGACGACCTCCGTGTGGTCGCCGAGCGAGTAGTAGGCCGGGTCCGGCGTCGTCCCGCCGGCGTAGCCCGTACGCGTCCGGACGACGCCGTCGATCGCCCCGAACCGGGCGTCGGGCCCCCAGAAACACCCCATTCCGAACGTCGCCGTTCGCGTCGTCGCCGGGGTCAGCGTCGCCGCCTCCGCGGGCGGTGCCGCGAGTGCCGGTTCCCTGCTCGACTGGTCCACGTTCGTCCGTTCCATACGGTCCCGACGCCCTGCAACCGTATCCGTCCTCCGCTGCGATCGGACGCGAGCGACTGGCTCGATCGGAACGGGGACGACCTAGCGATCGTCACCGATCGGAACCGAGTTGCCGGCCGGCGGCAGGCGCAGAATCGCCGACTACGCCTCCCGACGCGGTCGTCACGGATCGTCGCTGTCCGTCCGGTCGACCCTAGATGAAGAACGTGCCGACCAGCGCGAGGATGAACAGGGCGGCGACGATCGCGAGGACGTCGTAGCCGCGAGTCGACTCGCCTCCGGGATCGGGCGTCCCGAACACGACCGCGAGGAGGCCCCCGGCGGCGACGATCAGGACGGCGATCGCGTAGATCGAGTACACGAGGCCCGCCATGGTTTCACGTACTGCAGCCAGCGACGTAAATCCCCGACGGACCGGTCGGATTTCGTCGATATCGTGGGGAACTCGATTCGAAGATCGACGGGGTACGCGACCCGAATATCGCGGTCCGATCGGGAGGACGGGATCGCAGGGACGGGAGTCAGTCGTCGGTTCCGTTCGCGGCGGCCCGGTCCCCCTGGGCGTCGGTCTCGCCCCCGTCGGCGGCGGGCGTGCTGGAAGCCGGCTCCTCGCGGCGCTGGCGCATGTAGCGCGCTCGCAGGACGTTCCCGTACATCGAGAGCACGAGTCCGAGCAGGAGGACGAAGATTCCGATGTTGATCCCGATCGTCCGCAGGACGCTACCCTCGCCGAACACGAGCCCGTCCGGCACCGGATAGCCGCCGTACTCGAGACTGGCTATGAGGAAGCTGACGATGCCGACGACGACCAGCACGCCCACGACGTTCGTCGCCCACCGCCACGAGGGCCGCAGCTGGAGGCGCTCGATCCCGGTCGTCTCGTACTCCTCGGGATCGCCGTGGAAGTTCGGCGTCCGGTCTTTCGGTAGGAACGCCTTCATCTCGACCGGGTAAAAGGCGGGGTGGAAGCCGTGTTCGAAGGTGTGGAACATCACCCCCATCAGCATGATGACTCCGAGCAGGCCGTGGAACGCGACGAACGCCATCACGACCGACTGGGAGTTGTAGACGTCGATCAGCCACGTCTTCCGCCAGATGAGCAGCCCCGAGAGCATCAAGAGGACCAGTTCGATCGTGAAGATGGCGACGACGCCCTTGCCGACGTAGGAGAGCAGCGGCACCTCGTCGGCCTTGTAGCCGGCGAACTGGCGGGCGGCCGGGTGGCGTTCGTCGGCCCGGCCGAGCGCGAACTTGACGTCCTGGACGAACGCCGCCGTATCGGCCCGGAGATCGGGCAGGACCTCGCCGAAGTTCGATCGACTGCTCGATCGGATGAGCATGTAGGGCACCCAGAACCCCGTCAGCAGGATCAGCGTGAAGCCGGCGAGTCGGTGGATCGAGAGCACGCCCTCGTTGCCGCCCATCAGTTCGATCAGCCACCACAGTTCCGTGTTGAAGGCGATCGAGTAGCCGGTGAAGAACAGGACGAACACCGTCAGCGCCAGTAGCGAGTGGAACATCGTGGTGACCCGCGAGAACTTGCCGTGGTCGAGGTTCGTCACGGACGGTCACCTCCGCTGGATGGATCGGTCGAACCCTCGTCGGGCGATTCACGAGCTTCGTCGTGGGTCCTCGCGCCGCCGTCGGTCGCGGCGGCCGTCTCCCGCGTGCGCGTCCTCGTCCCCGGCGGCTGCATCCGCGCTGCCAGTCGGCGGAACGCGGCCCAGTGGATGAACAGGATCACGAGGATGAAGATACCCAGGACGACGTCCGCGAAGTGGACCAGCACGATCAGCCACTCGAGTACCGGTTCCGTGTTGCCGACGACCCAGTCCGCAGCGACGCCGCCGCCCTCGACGCTGGGGCGGACGCGCAGGACGTTCTCGAAGAACGGGGCCTGGCTGGTGACGAGCGCGA
The nucleotide sequence above comes from Halosolutus halophilus. Encoded proteins:
- the msrA gene encoding peptide-methionine (S)-S-oxide reductase MsrA, whose protein sequence is MDQSSREPALAAPPAEAATLTPATTRTATFGMGCFWGPDARFGAIDGVVRTRTGYAGGTTPDPAYYSLGDHTEVVQVEYDPEVLSYQDLLDVFWANHDWRSSGPKRQYRGVVLTTDESQREAAQQRREKLAERTGQSVTTDVEPLGEFTPAEDYHQKYELRSTPIVGDELVALYGDAFVDSTVVARLNGFVAGHGDPDQHREWLARLELPPAAVSELRRRL
- a CDS encoding cytochrome b/b6 domain-containing protein; the encoded protein is MTNLDHGKFSRVTTMFHSLLALTVFVLFFTGYSIAFNTELWWLIELMGGNEGVLSIHRLAGFTLILLTGFWVPYMLIRSSSRSNFGEVLPDLRADTAAFVQDVKFALGRADERHPAARQFAGYKADEVPLLSYVGKGVVAIFTIELVLLMLSGLLIWRKTWLIDVYNSQSVVMAFVAFHGLLGVIMLMGVMFHTFEHGFHPAFYPVEMKAFLPKDRTPNFHGDPEEYETTGIERLQLRPSWRWATNVVGVLVVVGIVSFLIASLEYGGYPVPDGLVFGEGSVLRTIGINIGIFVLLLGLVLSMYGNVLRARYMRQRREEPASSTPAADGGETDAQGDRAAANGTDD